In one window of Longimicrobium sp. DNA:
- a CDS encoding S1/P1 nuclease, which produces MKRLFATALALAGALLSATPARAWDEVGHKVVARIAWDHMTPRAREQAVALLMAAPEDAGIRALMPGDDRPLADRQRDLFVNTSVWADLIRTRTHPGSRYAHSDWHYVNFFWEQRTPGGRIIDRPDVPRAGELLNRMAVYGTSLGNASLPQAERAVDLAWTLHLVGDGHQPMHNSARITPQDTAGDRGANSFTLAGLYPFNNLHAFWDSLVGFSVPWSVADRTEEDYVGSVARRIAADYPQRTLAGKLRPGAFEEWSREGMRIAQRVGYPVWLVRGERAPMRYRFVAWDAAEPRVAIAGYRLADLLNRTLGS; this is translated from the coding sequence ATGAAACGACTCTTCGCGACCGCGCTCGCCCTGGCGGGTGCGCTCCTTTCCGCGACTCCCGCCCGCGCGTGGGACGAGGTGGGGCACAAGGTGGTGGCGCGCATCGCGTGGGACCACATGACGCCGCGGGCGCGCGAGCAGGCGGTGGCGCTGCTGATGGCCGCGCCCGAGGACGCGGGGATCCGCGCGCTGATGCCCGGCGATGACCGCCCGCTGGCCGACCGGCAGCGCGACCTCTTCGTGAACACCAGCGTGTGGGCGGACCTCATCCGCACCCGCACGCACCCGGGGAGCCGCTACGCGCACAGCGACTGGCACTACGTCAACTTCTTCTGGGAACAGCGCACGCCGGGCGGGCGCATCATCGACCGGCCGGACGTGCCGCGCGCGGGCGAGCTGCTGAACCGGATGGCCGTCTACGGCACCTCGCTGGGGAACGCGTCGCTCCCGCAGGCGGAGCGCGCGGTGGACCTGGCGTGGACGCTGCACCTGGTGGGCGACGGGCACCAGCCGATGCACAACAGCGCCCGCATCACTCCGCAGGACACCGCCGGCGACCGCGGCGCCAACTCGTTCACGCTCGCGGGGCTCTACCCGTTCAACAACCTGCACGCTTTTTGGGACAGCCTGGTCGGCTTTTCCGTGCCGTGGAGCGTGGCGGATCGCACCGAAGAGGACTACGTGGGAAGCGTCGCCCGCCGCATCGCCGCGGACTACCCGCAGCGGACCCTCGCGGGGAAGCTGCGCCCGGGTGCCTTCGAGGAGTGGTCGCGCGAGGGAATGCGCATCGCGCAGCGCGTCGGGTACCCGGTGTGGCTGGTAAGGGGCGAGCGCGCGCCGATGCGCTACCGCTTCGTCGCGTGGGATGCCGCCGAGCCGCGGGTGGCGATCGCCGGCTACCGGCTGGCCGACCTGCTGAACCGGACGCTGGGCAGCTGA
- a CDS encoding class I SAM-dependent methyltransferase: protein MQHVDDVVAARVRREYAEAAARYDRRWAAYLRASMELVRPWLAEMPAGALLDVGCGTALLLDALRGWGVTPERYVGADPSPEMLRVAAGRIGDGARAALVCAPAEALPFEDGAFDTVASVSSLHYWTNAEAGLREMRRVLRPGGRVIVADWARDFATMRLMDAVTRLKGHAIVRTYAEREIGAMLEEAGLRVVRSRRKKIGPLWGLWVAEANKVDINSLG, encoded by the coding sequence GTGCAGCACGTGGATGACGTCGTCGCCGCGCGCGTGCGGCGGGAATACGCGGAGGCGGCGGCGCGCTACGACCGGCGCTGGGCCGCGTATCTGCGCGCGAGCATGGAGTTGGTGCGGCCGTGGCTCGCGGAGATGCCGGCCGGGGCGTTGCTCGACGTGGGATGCGGGACGGCGCTGCTGCTCGACGCCCTGCGCGGATGGGGGGTGACGCCCGAGCGGTACGTGGGCGCGGACCCATCGCCCGAGATGCTGCGGGTGGCGGCGGGGAGGATCGGGGACGGCGCGCGCGCGGCGCTGGTGTGTGCGCCGGCGGAGGCACTTCCGTTCGAAGACGGCGCGTTCGACACGGTGGCATCGGTGTCGTCGCTCCACTACTGGACGAACGCGGAGGCCGGGCTGCGGGAGATGCGGCGCGTGCTGAGGCCGGGGGGGCGCGTCATCGTGGCGGACTGGGCGCGCGACTTCGCCACGATGCGGCTGATGGATGCGGTGACGCGGCTGAAGGGGCACGCCATCGTCCGCACCTACGCGGAGCGCGAGATCGGGGCGATGCTGGAGGAGGCGGGGCTGCGGGTGGTGCGCTCGCGGAGAAAAAAGATTGGGCCGCTGTGGGGTCTCTGGGTGGCGGAGGCCAATAAGGTTGATATCAACAGCTTGGGGTGA
- a CDS encoding RDD family protein, producing the protein MSSNSDARHIIRPEHFALAPQLLGMELARPARRLAAILLDLALVTVLVQSAGPWLFAMAAAYAFFRFASRPVAKSSTRFAVRAAGALILFLVVKRGVNAAQEYGSSKMRSAQAPRMAAASAAGGGPKAPATKAEPGLGTALRVTAGYVALNNARNAEEARTIAQNLVVGYREAGMDDDAIREALAELGEHSEKPWMEEALEGLVAPPKAAPAPLPPETLAVRYAAAVTAGDSATADSLRPRVGVALAGDTLTALDAKLKEARAENARMEQRAKRAEEQRDEKKGLLASLKDLLDDLGLGFGWTGLYFTAFTALWRGQTPGKRLLGVRVLRLDGKPLTMWGSFERFGGYAAGLVTGLLGFAQVFWDRNRQAIHDKISETVVVRERNPVPEAAPPPSSPRPGQLPARPTPAPAPPAA; encoded by the coding sequence ATGTCCAGCAACAGCGACGCACGCCACATCATCCGCCCGGAGCACTTCGCCCTGGCGCCGCAGCTCCTGGGGATGGAGCTCGCGCGGCCGGCGCGGCGCCTGGCGGCCATCCTGCTCGACCTCGCCCTCGTCACCGTCCTCGTGCAGTCGGCCGGACCCTGGCTATTCGCGATGGCCGCGGCGTACGCTTTCTTCCGCTTCGCGTCGCGCCCCGTGGCGAAGAGCTCCACGCGGTTCGCGGTGAGGGCGGCGGGCGCGCTGATCCTGTTCCTGGTGGTGAAGCGCGGAGTCAACGCGGCGCAGGAATACGGGAGCAGCAAGATGCGCTCTGCGCAGGCGCCCCGGATGGCCGCGGCGTCGGCGGCGGGGGGCGGGCCGAAGGCGCCAGCCACCAAAGCGGAGCCGGGGCTGGGCACCGCCCTTCGCGTGACCGCCGGGTACGTGGCGCTGAACAACGCCAGGAACGCCGAGGAAGCGCGCACCATCGCCCAGAACCTGGTCGTGGGATACCGCGAGGCGGGGATGGACGACGACGCCATCCGCGAAGCGCTCGCGGAGCTGGGGGAGCACTCGGAGAAGCCGTGGATGGAGGAGGCGCTGGAGGGTCTCGTCGCGCCCCCGAAGGCGGCGCCCGCGCCGCTGCCGCCGGAGACGCTGGCGGTGCGCTACGCCGCCGCCGTCACCGCGGGCGACTCGGCCACGGCGGACTCGCTGCGCCCGCGCGTGGGCGTGGCGCTGGCGGGCGACACCCTCACCGCGCTGGACGCGAAGCTCAAGGAAGCGCGCGCGGAAAACGCGAGGATGGAGCAGCGCGCGAAGCGGGCGGAGGAGCAGCGCGACGAGAAGAAGGGGCTGCTGGCGAGCCTCAAGGACCTGCTGGACGACCTGGGGCTGGGCTTCGGCTGGACCGGCCTCTACTTCACCGCGTTCACCGCGCTCTGGCGGGGGCAGACGCCGGGGAAGCGGCTCCTGGGGGTCCGGGTCCTGCGTCTGGACGGCAAGCCGCTGACCATGTGGGGCTCGTTCGAGCGATTCGGCGGCTACGCGGCGGGGCTGGTGACCGGGCTCCTGGGCTTCGCGCAGGTGTTCTGGGACCGGAACCGCCAGGCCATCCACGACAAGATCTCCGAGACGGTCGTCGTACGTGAAAGGAATCCCGTTCCCGAAGCAGCGCCGCCGCCTTCATCCCCGCGCCCCGGGCAGCTCCCGGCGCGCCCCACCCCCGCGCCGGCGCCTCCCGCCGCCTGA